The Solanum lycopersicum chromosome 8, SLM_r2.1 DNA segment aaaaaaagactaattattttttaattgtttaaacTGATAATAATCTTGAACATCTatctttaatataaatgtcaaacAATTATGAACGAAAGGAATAATTACTTAGTATAATTTTTCATCCCACATAATTTTGGAATGGATAGTGtacaaagtaaaacaaaatatccaaaaatagGGTGAGTTTCTTTTTCCTCAAAATGAAAGCCTACCATTAAGGTACATGGATTAAGtagaaaaaagatgaaaaatactatttagtgggatattatttttaaaaaattatacgtTACATAACAAATACTTGAAATCATCATGTGATTCCCTACAAAATTCTTATTCTTTTTAGTtttgaatgaacaaaaaatttaaaaaataaagtcaaatatttgaatttagtgatattattaatttacattattgttatccattgtattgtattatattgtattgttactatatctacaatgtttgttttaattgttacttaaaatgtattgtattgtattattaaaTTTGGTTGTTATGTAACAATGAAAACTCgtattttatggaacaaccaatttggtgtgttcccattgttacttaatttctttttccaactatatctttacataatatttcaaaaaactttttactctttatctcaattatttaaatctagtcaaacctcTTACCCTAAATAAttaggatattttagtaaatttataaattacaatacaatacgatacaatcaaaccaaacaattaataCGTTattaaacaataacaaataatacagCTAGTCAAACATTGTATCTATcatataatacaataaaatagaatataatacaatacaatatattatgaaacaatggATAATAATGATTCAAACAAAATGTTAATAATATgcattctttaaattttataatcttgatttgtcacaaaatcttatttttcGGGGttatccaaaaatattatttcttttatcaaaTGTCGTAATGAAACATCACAACGTACGAAAGGAGTATTCATTATGAGGCTTTCCAATGAGGCCGGCCGGCTAAATTTGGATGAATGGAACACCCAGCCCATTAACACACATTTACGAGCCTCCTCTAGGGTCTGGAAGCTTCTCaacttttcttttataaatttctaGCATTTTCTATGCTGAACTTCAAAAATCTTCCATAACCCCGAATTcacatttgattttatttgttgaagaagaagaaagtagaaAATGGCTGCTAACGATTTAGCTTTGGACTTGGAGGAACTTCAGCAGCTTCACACCATAGCCAAACGGCCTCGTGTCCTTTCTCTCATTTATACTGAGATTCGTAACTTGGAGAAGGTTATCactctttttttattgttattagtgTTTTACTATTTCCATCTCCAGTATTGTTGCTTGTCTGTGTATCTGTATTTTTCAGTTTGTCGTTTTTCCTCTTTAAGTTGGGTATATGTGAGCTAAAATGGAGTAATTCAATTATAGTTTGAATTGGTATAGTTCAGCATGATTCATTTTTGtcataacaaataaatatgtattttaacttatctctttttatatttatgttatatatgcAGATACTTTTAAATTTGTAACCCGTTCTATGTGGCATCATACCTGGCATTATGCGCTCTACTTGGGCTCATAGGTGTATTATGCAATATAGAATTTGTTTaacattgtataattataagtgtctACTTATACACATTCAAAACTGGATGATAAGGTGAAATGATGTAAAGTTAAATAATGATGTAAagttaaatgaaatatttatgtattatgccttcaATTTTGACAttctttttatatgatttttcgATTATTGCACTATTTTTCCATGAAGTAGTGGTAAGACCGGCATGTATTTTACTCTCCAGAACTCACAAATGggattattgttgttgttgtctcaTGATTCTTTTCATTTCAAGATGAACTATTGTGTAGAAACTATAGGTTTTGATTTTTGTGTAAGGTAAGGTTCTTAAGTCTCACTTGATGGCTCCTTTCAATAAAATGAGACTATAGGTTTTGATTTTTGTGTAAGGTAAGGTTCTTAAGTCTCACTTGATGGCTTCCTTCAATAAAATGAGACTGGGTTCGGGAAATTATGATAGCATGGGTGCTCTTAATCTGAAATCTTTATCAAGGAATCCGAATATACTTCTTGTTGTTAGTGATTTAATAGCTGTGACTTCTAGATGATTTAGTGACTGTATAATGGGTTCTTGTTGCAGAAGTGGATGAAGCAGCTGTAATTGCATCAGCTGGCTGTTTAGTCTTTTAGAAGTTAATGGTTCTAGTCTAGTATCTTGAAATGAATACTAAGTAGGGGCAAAATCATCCCAAACCCCCTATCGGTCCGGTATTTCAACTGGTTGGGTAATGACTATATTGTTGATTTGACCTAACAGATCGAACTCAAAATGACCCATCAAACAACATTCGGGTCAAAACAGGGATCTAACTAGTGTAACCAGCTGGGTCAAAACGTAATCCAACTTGATTTTTTAGTTTACATCACCTAATTTGCTTTCAAATTTATGATGACATGTGATGCTTAGAAGTGTATTTGATTTGTGTTATCGTGATTGTTAACGGTATGTTCTATCGGATGTATGAGGCTTGAAGCTTTGACATTACATTCTCTTTGAGCTGCAAATATCTACTCTATTTATGGCTTAAATATTGAACACCATGAAGATTTTAGATAAAGAAAATTTAGAAACTTATTGTTGAGTGAGACTAGATTGGAACATTTCTATTGTAGTCCAATGATAACATAATGAATTTTTGAACTATCATTTTACTTCATCATGAGTTCTTTACTCCCTTGAACCATTAACAATTACTTGCACATTGATTTTTTTACTAGTAAAATTGCTTTGATATTTTAACTACtcaaatttatgtaattttttttttaatttccgtcatttttatattcttcttcattcttaGTAATTTCATGGAGTATTTAATTCAAAACATTTCAcctttaataattttgatatcCCAAACCTATTGCTAAGCATGATGACTCTGTTTTTGAAAACTTCTCTGGTGATTATGTATGTTAAACAAGATGCACAGCTGCAAAATACAGTTTCAGGAGATACTGGTTGatcattattttcattcttttattcTTTACGAGGTTATATCTATTCGATAAATGGATAATGGATACATAAATGAGATTAGAAAATGGTGCTGTTAAAAGTCTACCTGCATCATATCCAAGTTTTTGCTGTTTCTTATCAAATTAGATATTAAGATTATGACAAATGAGGCAATAGCACATTTAATTTGACATGAAACATCCTTCTTGAATCATGTTATACAGAAATGTGTTTAGCAGCTCTTTTCAATCTGTTCTTAGTGAAAGGTATTCTGCGAACAGGTTTACATttgtaatatgatattttaagtCTTAACGTCTTTTCTGTTCTGCAGCTGTCAAAAGATGGTGCTTCAGTGTCATCTTCGCAAATACCAGCTCCAGTTTTAACTGCAGCAAAGGTGATCCACAAACCATCTCTGAACTATGTCTCTGTTTCATCCTTCAGTTGGGATCAGGACAATGACAAAGTGAAGGTACGATATCTTCAGTCAGAGCTATAACGTTGAACCCCTGTATCCATTTGAATGTGTGAGATACTTGCTTAACCATTGGAAAGGGTTCTTACTTCAATTATAAAATTCCACTCAGTTCTCTATCATTTCGATATTTTGAACTCTTGCAATGCCTTCATTGATTGTACTCTTTGTCTCTTCTCTGATGGCTTATTTATCTCTTATGCAGATTTATCTATCATTGGAAGGAGTAGATCAGGAGAAAACGGAGACAGATTTCAAGCCTATGTCTTTTGATGCCAAGTTTCATGATGTAAATGGAAAGAACTATCGCTTCTCCTTGCCGAAATTGAACAGAGAGATTGTACCTGAGAAATGTAAGGTGCTCGTGAAACCATCAAGGGTTGTCATCACCTTGGCCAAAGCCTCCAAAGGGAACTGGTTGGATTTGCATTACAAAGAGGACAAGGTTATTACCTGTTCCACgtaattatttttcacttttgattATGGTGATTGTTTAATAACCATGCCATGCTTATTATTCTGCAGTTCAAGCCTAGTTTGGACAAAGAAAAAGACCCCATGGCAGGAATAATGGATATGATGAAGGTATCAACTTGTTCTGATGTTGTGGACTTCTTACTTCTTTGCAATTCCTTTCTTATTTTCAATGTGTATGTGATGAGTGATGTTTCATTTTGCAGAACATGTATGAGGACGGTGATGAGGAAATGAAGAAGACAATTGCAAAAGCCTGGACTGATGCTAGATCTGGCAAGGCAGCTGATCCATTGAAACGCTACACCTGAATGTTGAAATAGGTCTCTTAACAGATTTAGGGGTTTATTCCGGGTGAGCAGCCATTATCGTTTTGAGTAGCTTGTAAAACTGGATAATCAAGGATCTCTATGTAGAAATTTTACAGTATGTTGCTTGAATGGTCGTTTTTTGAGCCTTAACTTAGTATATATATGCAGCTGGTGTCAAGTAATTGTCTTTGAACCTTGTTTTGATAAGCTTCATTGTTGAATGTGATTCCcaagaatgaatgatgtattCCTTTTTACTATTCCAGTTttcttatttgatatataaatctTTAGGATCTAAATCTTACCTTGGGATTGAGACGCAATTAGTTGATTGATATAGCTAAATTGCCTATAGTAATAGCTAGTAAATTCAACTAAATTTGTAATTTGACATCTATTATCACAATCTAACTAAACAGACAATAGGAGAGCAAATAACCACATGTCAGTACAAACCATTCCAgtctaataatattttcatattttatgacGAAACACCTTAGGACCCCCAGCAAATGAGCAACTTTAACTTTATTGTGGGTTCGTGTCACCAACAACAAATTAGACACTTCATATCAAAGAAGTAGCAGTAGAATCCGGATGCTCAGATGGGTTTGAGTCTGGATCCGGGATAAGGTTGAAAGGGGGCACGTATGTTGTTGTGTTGATCATACGGGTCGTGTTCCGCAATTTCTATGGTAATCAAACCTAATATTACACTGCCAATTGCTATCGATATCGTCGTAACTGTCCCCATTGCTTGACTCTTCTAAaggaattttgaaaatgaaattgtGAATTTAGGAATGGAGGAGAATTTTGCCAGTTGATTATTTGGAAGAATCGTAGGATTTCCCCAACTGTTTGACAAATGATTGTTGGgttctttaataaaaaatttcacaatatgTTGACATATCTTTGGCTCTTTAACTGTATACTGAaatttgtgatattttttaCTAGTCATATTTCATAGGATAAACATGTGATAATTAGAGATGACAATGAGGTGAGTTGAAGCTTTAtccataaaattttaattccccCCTGTTAAAAAAGTTAAAGTTGATTTTTTGGGTATATGATAGATTGTTCTAGTAAGTTTCTAGAATAGTCTAGGATAGTATCGGGGttaattatctttaaaaaatatttagatatctAAAAGATAAAGTTAAATAGAATTTTCTTCGTAAAAGTATGTAGAAGAATTTCTAGAAGCATCCCTATACTCGTATAAATAGGAGTGATCATAGTCATTTGTAATCAACCCAAACAACTCAACAACCTAATAAAAGAGTATTCTTTCATAAACAAGTTCTCCTTTCTAGCTTCCTCTTCTTTTGTTGAATCTTCGATCTTAGTTAACGTCTTGGGCTAGCAGAAGGTTCCCCAATTATACTCTTCTTTTACTATtcttcacatggtatcagagtcatAGCCGTAGATTGGCTAGTGGGTTTTATTTCAAGATCGGGTTGGTGGTAGATTCAACTGGTTTGTTTAGATGGATTTTAGCGGTCGTGTTAATGGACGAGGATTGAGTTGTTGAATCAGTCCAGTTACATGGTATGAAAGACATGTATGGAATCATAACTTGTCGGAGAGGATTTGTGGGATGCTGTTAATGGGAATGACACGAGTCCTCCTATTGACGGATCGGGAAACAGTAGCATATACAAGAAATGGAAGCAAGTTAATGGGAATGTTGAGTTCATTCTGAAGAGGACAATCTCCTCCGATTTATTTGATCACATTATAAAGTGTAAATCAGCTTACGAGATATGGAGGACCCTCGATCGCTTGTTCAACAAGAAGAATGAAGCTCGGCTGCAGATATTGGAGAATGAATTGGCTAACACCACTCAAGGTAATCTTTCTATCTCTGAGtatttttttgaagattaaGAGCTTATGTTCTGAGATATCTTTGTTGAATCCGGATGAGGCTATCTCTGAAGCACGAATGAATAAAATTGTCATTTGTGGTTTGAAGCCTGAATATATTCCATTTGTAACGTCGATTCAAAGATGGGCTCAACAACCGTCCTTGGTGGAGTTTGAAAATTTGTTGTCATCACAGGAACTACTAACTAAGCAATTGTCTAGTGTATTTgtcaaaagagaagaaaatgcTCTTATAGCCGATAAGAGAAACTTTAAAGGAAAAACACGAGATATGTCACACTCTCGATTCTCAGGTGGTTTACGCTCACCTAGAGAGAAAGAAGATCCTTCTAACTATTATGGTAAGAAGCCTCTAAGATGTTATCGTTGTG contains these protein-coding regions:
- the LOC101267627 gene encoding uncharacterized protein, translating into MAANDLALDLEELQQLHTIAKRPRVLSLIYTEIRNLEKLSKDGASVSSSQIPAPVLTAAKVIHKPSLNYVSVSSFSWDQDNDKVKIYLSLEGVDQEKTETDFKPMSFDAKFHDVNGKNYRFSLPKLNREIVPEKCKVLVKPSRVVITLAKASKGNWLDLHYKEDKFKPSLDKEKDPMAGIMDMMKNMYEDGDEEMKKTIAKAWTDARSGKAADPLKRYT